Proteins co-encoded in one Lentisphaera araneosa HTCC2155 genomic window:
- a CDS encoding glutathione peroxidase, which translates to MKKILSLFTMIFTACSNPQYDVKEKSLHEFIVKDIDGKEFKLETLKGKTVLVVNVASKCGLTKQYTDLQKLYENYKDKDFVIIGFPANNFMGQEPGTNEDIKTFCSTKYNVDFPMMAKISVKGDDIAPIYKFLVSDPKHGGKIKWNFDKFLVNKEGKIIQRFSPRTKPLDNKLTKAITDTF; encoded by the coding sequence ATGAAAAAGATACTTAGCTTGTTTACAATGATTTTTACCGCTTGCTCTAATCCTCAGTATGACGTGAAAGAAAAATCACTTCACGAATTTATTGTTAAAGACATTGATGGTAAAGAGTTCAAACTTGAAACACTTAAAGGCAAAACAGTCCTAGTCGTCAATGTCGCAAGTAAATGTGGTTTAACGAAGCAATACACTGACCTACAGAAACTCTACGAAAATTATAAAGACAAAGACTTTGTCATTATTGGCTTCCCCGCTAACAACTTCATGGGCCAAGAACCGGGAACTAACGAAGACATCAAAACTTTCTGCTCAACAAAATATAATGTTGATTTTCCTATGATGGCGAAGATCTCCGTCAAAGGCGATGACATTGCACCCATATATAAATTTTTAGTTTCTGACCCCAAACATGGCGGCAAAATCAAATGGAATTTTGATAAGTTCTTAGTTAATAAAGAGGGTAAAATAATACAAAGATTTAGCCCTAGAACTAAACCCCTAGACAATAAATTAACTAAAGCGATTACGGATACTTTCTAA
- a CDS encoding pseudouridine synthase, which produces MAKIKAKIRLDKMIAKCTDLTRSEATRALKNGFVKVNDIPQKVGKSTIDLANDVVTFDGEVLEYRETIYFMLNKPKGYVCAAKDERLKTVLDLLPPALASREPFSCGRLDIDTTGLVILTDDGTWAHGITSPKRKCEKSYLVGSVSELSDEDMRNLEQGVYLDGDDKITAPAKIEKIDEKTYRLKITEGRYHQVKRMFEAVDNMVKSLHREQIGGLSLDDDLDEGNWRDLTAEEVKLFN; this is translated from the coding sequence ATGGCAAAAATTAAAGCAAAAATCCGCTTAGATAAAATGATTGCAAAATGCACGGATCTAACGCGATCCGAGGCCACGAGAGCACTGAAGAACGGATTCGTAAAAGTTAACGATATCCCTCAGAAAGTAGGTAAAAGTACAATTGATTTAGCGAATGATGTGGTGACTTTTGATGGCGAAGTTTTAGAATATCGTGAAACGATCTATTTTATGCTAAACAAGCCCAAAGGTTATGTATGTGCGGCTAAAGATGAACGCTTAAAAACAGTATTAGATTTGTTACCCCCTGCCTTAGCGAGTCGCGAACCATTTTCTTGTGGTCGCTTAGATATAGATACAACTGGCTTAGTAATTTTAACGGATGATGGGACTTGGGCTCATGGAATTACGTCCCCAAAAAGAAAATGTGAAAAATCCTATTTAGTTGGTAGTGTTTCTGAATTAAGTGATGAGGATATGAGAAATCTAGAGCAGGGTGTCTACCTAGATGGTGATGATAAAATCACGGCGCCAGCAAAAATTGAAAAAATTGACGAGAAAACCTATAGGCTCAAAATTACTGAAGGACGCTATCATCAGGTGAAGCGGATGTTTGAAGCTGTCGATAATATGGTAAAAAGTCTTCACCGTGAGCAGATAGGTGGGCTATCGTTGGACGATGATTTAGATGAGGGTAATTGGCGCGATTTGACTGCAGAGGAAGTGAAGTTATTTAACTAA
- a CDS encoding DUF1016 N-terminal domain-containing protein, translated as MDPDLFNLSGLEEPQSEESKSENSEISMAELLEQLYEDISSMVNNEETDSQSVEVAWFTGEKVRKVLGFIQGSPKAPEAFKELMKHLEEITKGKVTPDNTLDYVRFAETFPDIQIVSRLSEQLKLEHFLLISALDDDLHRVFYSEKCFTDQWTCEELTKAIKDQLFESEYK; from the coding sequence ATGGACCCAGATCTTTTCAATCTCAGCGGACTCGAAGAACCACAAAGCGAAGAATCGAAATCTGAAAATAGTGAAATATCTATGGCTGAATTACTTGAGCAACTTTACGAAGATATCAGCTCTATGGTAAACAACGAAGAAACAGATAGCCAATCAGTCGAAGTGGCTTGGTTCACTGGTGAAAAAGTTCGCAAAGTCCTTGGCTTTATCCAAGGTTCACCTAAAGCACCAGAAGCCTTCAAGGAATTAATGAAGCACCTAGAAGAAATCACTAAGGGAAAAGTGACACCTGACAACACTTTGGATTATGTTCGTTTTGCTGAAACTTTCCCCGACATCCAAATCGTTTCTCGCTTAAGCGAACAACTTAAGCTTGAACACTTCTTGCTCATCAGTGCTTTAGACGACGACCTACACAGAGTTTTTTACAGCGAAAAATGTTTTACTGATCAATGGACTTGCGAGGAACTCACTAAGGCGATAAAAGACCAACTCTTTGAAAGCGAATATAAATAA